The Acinetobacter defluvii genome includes a region encoding these proteins:
- a CDS encoding nuclease-related domain-containing protein, with protein MNTSQILAPLFSQLWWMIPLFLIVGAIKVFKPFLKGKMGEFAVSTHVKLYLHQEKYTLLNDCTLPDMQNQTTQIDHILLSPYGIFVIETKNYKGWIFGGERQKTWTQKIYKKSYKFQNPLHQNYKHQKVLENILSDIIDPTLIHSVVVFMPDCEFKTQMPSNVFRSAAWTDYVKAFKEEMIPSKILIRIKLRIEKEVLEKSWKTNHQHVQNLKNSYTD; from the coding sequence ATGAATACGTCTCAAATACTTGCACCACTATTTTCTCAATTGTGGTGGATGATTCCGTTATTTTTGATTGTTGGGGCAATCAAGGTATTTAAGCCCTTTCTTAAAGGAAAAATGGGTGAGTTCGCTGTCAGTACACATGTGAAATTATATTTACACCAAGAAAAATATACTTTGTTGAATGATTGTACTTTGCCTGATATGCAAAACCAAACTACGCAAATTGACCATATTTTATTAAGTCCATATGGGATTTTTGTTATTGAAACTAAAAATTATAAAGGTTGGATTTTTGGTGGTGAACGTCAGAAAACATGGACACAGAAAATTTATAAAAAGTCTTATAAATTTCAAAACCCATTACATCAAAATTATAAGCATCAAAAAGTTTTGGAAAATATTTTGTCAGATATTATAGATCCTACTTTGATTCATTCAGTTGTGGTTTTTATGCCTGATTGTGAGTTCAAAACACAGATGCCGAGCAATGTTTTTCGTAGTGCAGCATGGACAGATTATGTAAAAGCTTTTAAAGAGGAAATGATCCCATCTAAGATACTGATACGTATAAAGTTACGTATTGAAAAAGAGGTTTTAGAAAAGTCATGGAAAACCAATCACCAACATGTACAAAATCTTAAAAACAGCTATACGGACTAA
- a CDS encoding methylated-DNA--[protein]-cysteine S-methyltransferase, whose translation MKLAYMEMASPVGILKLVAQDAALVAVLWEHENPKRVRLAELIEDTQHPILLETQKQLNEYFAGQRQKFDVPLYFEGTEFQQKVWQALLTIPFGETRSYKQIAEQIGNVKAVRAVGAANGKNPISIIAPCHRVVGTNGKLVGFAGGLENKDILLKVEKLQ comes from the coding sequence ATGAAACTTGCATATATGGAAATGGCTTCTCCTGTAGGAATATTAAAATTGGTGGCACAAGATGCAGCACTTGTTGCTGTACTTTGGGAACATGAAAACCCTAAGCGTGTACGTTTGGCGGAGTTGATAGAAGATACGCAGCATCCGATTTTGCTTGAAACACAAAAGCAGTTAAATGAGTATTTTGCAGGGCAGCGGCAAAAGTTTGATGTGCCTTTGTACTTTGAAGGCACAGAGTTTCAACAAAAAGTGTGGCAAGCTTTACTAACCATTCCTTTTGGTGAAACGCGTAGTTATAAACAGATCGCAGAGCAGATCGGTAATGTCAAAGCCGTTCGAGCAGTGGGTGCGGCCAATGGTAAAAATCCGATCTCGATTATTGCGCCATGTCATCGGGTAGTGGGTACAAATGGAAAATTGGTTGGTTTTGCAGGTGGGTTGGAGAATAAAGATATTCTTTTAAAAGTTGAGAAGTTACAATAG
- the sugE gene encoding quaternary ammonium compound efflux SMR transporter SugE, protein MAWILLVVAGLLEVVWAYFMKVSDGFSKLTPSILTILFMIASFALLSYAMKTLPLGTAYTVWTGIGAVGSFAVGIFFLGEPASAMRMLAAVLIISGLILMKLSSS, encoded by the coding sequence ATGGCTTGGATATTACTCGTGGTTGCAGGCTTATTGGAAGTGGTCTGGGCTTATTTTATGAAAGTGTCAGATGGGTTTAGTAAATTAACGCCAAGTATTTTGACCATTCTGTTTATGATCGCAAGTTTTGCCTTACTATCTTATGCCATGAAAACCTTGCCACTCGGCACAGCATATACTGTTTGGACAGGAATCGGTGCAGTGGGTTCTTTTGCAGTCGGTATTTTCTTTTTAGGTGAGCCTGCTTCTGCGATGCGCATGTTGGCAGCAGTTTTGATTATTTCTGGGTTAATATTGATGAAATTATCGTCGTCTTAA
- the sugE gene encoding quaternary ammonium compound efflux SMR transporter SugE: protein MAWVILIFAGIFEIVWAYTMKMSEGFTKLTPSIITLFFMILSFGLLAYAMKSLPLGTAYTIWTGIGAIGSFLVGIFILGEPTTAMRMFAAVLIVSGLILMKLSSS, encoded by the coding sequence ATGGCTTGGGTCATTCTTATTTTTGCAGGAATCTTTGAAATTGTTTGGGCATATACCATGAAAATGTCCGAAGGTTTCACAAAGCTCACACCGAGCATTATTACTCTCTTTTTCATGATTTTAAGTTTTGGTTTATTGGCGTATGCCATGAAATCATTGCCCTTAGGGACTGCCTACACCATTTGGACAGGAATTGGAGCGATTGGCTCATTTCTTGTTGGGATTTTTATCTTGGGTGAGCCGACTACAGCAATGCGAATGTTCGCTGCGGTGTTGATTGTGTCAGGCTTAATTCTCATGAAATTGTCATCTTCTTAA
- a CDS encoding copper resistance protein B, producing the protein MHITKLFPKTILASSLCLVSAWAVAHEVHHSDTSTKTQTIAMPVMDHSKMNHSQMNHENMNHASMNHGAMDHSQHQQQQKTVSAPEDHTAHQGHDHRKEHGAQIYAVTTIDNKWLVNEDGNGALTSEIETRIGTDENKIFLKAQIDQHESHDAEYDFKMLYSRMISDFWDVQIGARYRVEKIERDQRSTDTEEKLDGVMGLHGMAPYFFETDAYLYVGEDNYSGFSLETERDLLLTQKLILKPYLDLDVVFNDESKYAKKSGLNGATAGIETRYEISKKIMPYLDITYEYSKGNDVTPWQVETSSKKGWLYGAGVRFKF; encoded by the coding sequence ATGCACATCACTAAATTATTTCCAAAAACGATATTGGCAAGTTCGCTCTGTTTAGTCAGTGCTTGGGCTGTAGCGCATGAAGTGCATCATTCAGATACATCGACTAAAACCCAAACGATTGCGATGCCTGTAATGGATCATTCCAAAATGAACCATTCACAGATGAATCATGAAAATATGAATCACGCATCTATGAATCATGGCGCAATGGATCATTCACAACATCAGCAACAGCAAAAAACAGTTTCTGCTCCTGAGGATCACACAGCTCATCAAGGGCACGATCATCGTAAAGAACATGGTGCACAAATCTATGCAGTAACAACGATAGACAATAAATGGTTAGTTAATGAAGATGGCAATGGGGCTTTAACGTCTGAAATAGAAACCCGCATAGGGACAGATGAAAACAAGATTTTCCTTAAAGCACAGATCGATCAGCATGAATCACACGATGCTGAATATGACTTTAAAATGCTCTACAGTCGCATGATCTCCGACTTTTGGGATGTACAGATCGGTGCGCGCTATCGCGTGGAAAAAATTGAACGTGATCAGCGCAGTACTGACACTGAAGAAAAGCTAGATGGCGTGATGGGTTTGCATGGTATGGCGCCATATTTCTTTGAAACGGATGCTTATCTCTATGTAGGTGAGGACAATTATTCAGGTTTTAGTTTGGAAACAGAGCGTGATCTATTGCTGACACAAAAGCTCATTTTAAAACCGTATCTTGACTTAGATGTTGTGTTTAATGATGAGTCTAAATACGCGAAAAAATCAGGCTTAAATGGTGCAACAGCAGGTATCGAAACTCGTTACGAGATCAGTAAAAAAATTATGCCTTATTTGGATATTACTTATGAATATTCCAAAGGTAATGATGTGACGCCGTGGCAAGTAGAAACTAGCTCTAAAAAAGGTTGGCTTTATGGTGCAGGGGTCAGGTTTAAGTTTTAA
- a CDS encoding multicopper oxidase domain-containing protein — protein MSIQFSKSIIVAVALLSSTWSFAALKEYHLTIDEGMVNVTGKSLKRITVNGQFPAPLLEFEEGDDAVIHVHNHLKNQDSSIHWHGLLLPGIMDGVPGFNGFNGIKPQGEFVYKFKVRQSGTYWYHAHSKGQEQDGLYGALVIYPKDKKPLAEHEKTERDYVVMLSDFHEKTSDQIQKNLKISAEYYQDQRETLSDVWKQVKRDGIKATWSDRKMWNQMRMLKTDMSDVTGYTFLMNGKTPEQNWTGMFKPNEKVRLRFINASAMSFFDVRIPTLKMTVVGADGQPVKPVPVDEFRIGTAETYDVVVEPKADHYQIEAESIDRSGFAVGTLHNELTPQSHVTHMPQARPRAILNMADMGHGDGGEHGDVDHSKMNHDDMQGMDHSQHQMTDAKTTQKLDGVVEGWANASTPQGDKALQYSDLKSLTPQSDTREPTSELVIRLGGTMERYIWTINGKKFSDAEPLKVKYGERIRIKFINDSMMAHPMHLHGMFMQLENGQPAVDMPNKHTIVVPPAKTVTALLTADELGEWAIHCHLLYHMSAGMMNKLIVANVSDGETTTTPIQKNASTNSHTNSNVDKNSNAVQQGDNHAHH, from the coding sequence ATGTCTATTCAATTTTCAAAAAGCATCATCGTTGCTGTTGCGCTCTTGTCTTCTACATGGAGTTTTGCAGCGCTCAAAGAATATCATCTGACCATTGATGAAGGAATGGTCAATGTCACAGGCAAATCGCTTAAACGAATTACAGTAAATGGTCAGTTTCCTGCGCCTTTACTTGAGTTTGAGGAAGGGGATGATGCCGTCATTCATGTGCATAATCATTTAAAAAATCAGGATTCTTCCATTCATTGGCATGGGTTATTGTTGCCTGGAATTATGGACGGTGTACCAGGTTTTAATGGCTTCAATGGCATCAAGCCACAAGGGGAATTTGTCTATAAATTCAAAGTTCGCCAAAGTGGAACGTATTGGTATCATGCTCATTCCAAAGGTCAGGAACAGGATGGTTTATATGGTGCTTTGGTGATTTATCCAAAAGACAAAAAACCACTGGCTGAGCATGAAAAAACTGAGCGTGACTATGTGGTGATGTTGTCTGATTTTCACGAAAAAACCAGTGACCAGATTCAAAAAAACCTAAAGATCTCGGCTGAATATTATCAAGATCAGCGTGAAACTTTGAGCGATGTATGGAAACAAGTGAAACGTGATGGCATCAAAGCCACTTGGTCTGATCGCAAAATGTGGAATCAGATGCGGATGTTAAAAACCGACATGTCTGATGTTACGGGGTATACATTTTTGATGAATGGTAAAACGCCTGAGCAGAATTGGACGGGCATGTTTAAGCCGAATGAAAAAGTCCGTTTACGTTTTATTAATGCCTCTGCAATGTCGTTCTTCGATGTGCGTATTCCCACCTTAAAAATGACAGTGGTGGGTGCAGATGGTCAGCCTGTTAAACCTGTACCTGTGGATGAGTTTCGTATTGGTACGGCAGAAACCTATGATGTCGTGGTTGAACCGAAAGCTGATCATTATCAAATTGAAGCAGAATCGATTGACCGTTCAGGTTTTGCAGTTGGCACATTACACAATGAATTGACACCGCAGTCGCATGTTACCCACATGCCACAAGCACGTCCACGTGCCATTTTAAATATGGCGGATATGGGGCATGGCGATGGTGGTGAACATGGGGACGTGGATCACTCAAAGATGAATCATGACGATATGCAAGGCATGGATCATTCACAACATCAAATGACTGATGCTAAAACAACGCAAAAATTAGATGGCGTTGTAGAAGGTTGGGCAAATGCATCAACACCACAAGGCGATAAAGCCTTGCAATATAGTGATTTAAAATCTCTAACACCACAATCTGATACGCGCGAACCAACAAGTGAATTAGTCATTCGTTTGGGCGGTACCATGGAGCGTTATATTTGGACAATCAATGGTAAAAAATTCAGTGATGCTGAACCTTTAAAAGTGAAATATGGCGAGCGCATCCGTATCAAATTTATCAATGACAGTATGATGGCGCACCCGATGCATTTACATGGCATGTTTATGCAGTTGGAAAATGGTCAGCCTGCAGTGGATATGCCGAACAAGCATACCATCGTTGTACCACCTGCAAAAACCGTAACAGCGTTACTGACTGCCGATGAGTTGGGTGAATGGGCGATTCATTGTCACCTGTTGTATCACATGAGCGCAGGCATGATGAATAAATTAATCGTTGCCAATGTTTCAGATGGAGAAACCACAACGACTCCAATTCAAAAAAACGCTTCAACAAATAGTCATACAAATAGCAATGTAGATAAAAATAGCAATGCAGTACAGCAAGGAGATAATCATGCACATCACTAA
- the rpe gene encoding ribulose-phosphate 3-epimerase yields MSKPFLIAPSILSADFARLGEDVDNVLAAGADVVHFDVMDNHYVPNLTFGAGICKALKKYGVKAPIDVHLMVSPVDRLIGDFLEAGADIITFHPEASHHIDRSLQLIKDGGAKAGLVFNPATPLHYLDYVLDKVDQVLIMSVNPGFGGQKFIPTTLEKLCQARKIIDASGRDIRLEVDGGVTPSNIRKIAEAGADMFVAGSAIFGQDDYKAVIDEMRAELALAGSQQA; encoded by the coding sequence ATGTCCAAGCCATTTTTAATCGCACCTTCAATTTTATCTGCTGACTTTGCTCGTTTAGGCGAAGACGTTGACAATGTGCTAGCAGCAGGTGCAGATGTTGTGCATTTTGATGTGATGGATAATCATTATGTACCGAATCTGACTTTTGGTGCAGGGATCTGTAAAGCATTAAAAAAATATGGAGTCAAAGCACCGATAGATGTACATCTGATGGTCTCGCCCGTTGACCGTCTGATTGGTGACTTCCTAGAAGCAGGTGCGGATATTATTACATTTCATCCAGAAGCATCGCATCATATTGATCGATCATTACAATTGATCAAAGATGGTGGCGCAAAAGCAGGCTTAGTCTTTAACCCAGCAACACCATTACATTATTTAGATTATGTTTTAGACAAGGTTGATCAAGTGCTTATTATGAGTGTAAACCCCGGTTTTGGTGGACAAAAGTTCATTCCAACCACTTTGGAAAAATTATGCCAAGCACGTAAAATCATTGATGCATCTGGACGTGATATTCGTTTGGAAGTAGATGGCGGTGTAACACCGAGCAATATTCGCAAAATCGCTGAAGCAGGGGCAGATATGTTTGTTGCTGGCTCAGCAATCTTTGGTCAAGATGATTATAAAGCGGTGATTGATGAGATGCGTGCTGAACTGGCATTGGCAGGTTCACAACAGGCTTAG
- a CDS encoding DUF2218 domain-containing protein, with amino-acid sequence MKSNTIILTNDAKRIVKRLLNHWKHKFEVAEMDEKLSIFMPDATVNLSPQQDSLVVDLETEREDYAQLEHIILAHLNRMAQQEFSVEWQHQA; translated from the coding sequence ATGAAAAGCAATACCATTATTTTAACTAATGATGCCAAACGCATCGTCAAGCGTTTATTGAACCATTGGAAGCATAAGTTTGAGGTGGCTGAAATGGATGAAAAGTTAAGTATTTTTATGCCCGATGCAACAGTGAATCTCTCCCCTCAACAGGACAGTCTTGTGGTTGATTTAGAAACAGAACGAGAAGATTATGCCCAGCTAGAACACATCATTCTTGCGCATTTAAATCGTATGGCACAGCAGGAGTTTTCTGTAGAATGGCAACATCAAGCTTAA
- a CDS encoding M48 family metallopeptidase has protein sequence MTQSVQVVFYDGVVSKPHQAYVYALDEHSIQVRYGERQQLVRHYQYQDMQLIGALGQLKPVVELNDDDARIEFQEDLPEWFHIAPKKVYGSIWKLERSPALILFSVVFVVFFAFTLVKWGIPAASHYVAFQLPENSMQRLGDEAEAYVDKYWTEPSELAKGQQEQIRKQYIEKIAEGRPAKLLFRKGSELGANAIALPNNTIIVTDELVELAHSDQEILGVLAHEQGHLIERHSLQQGLSSLGMSVLYIAMTGDSSDLFSSLPAAMLGAKYSRKFEQEADLYALNLMDRQHIEVEHFANLLQRLNDEYESADAKDDKEKSGKAQQKTEASETDSHLDRVLEIFESHPATEERIKMVRDFEQQQKKSE, from the coding sequence ATGACGCAATCTGTACAAGTCGTTTTTTATGATGGTGTGGTGTCTAAACCACACCAAGCGTATGTTTATGCGCTAGATGAGCATAGCATTCAGGTGCGTTATGGTGAGCGTCAGCAATTGGTGCGTCATTACCAATATCAGGATATGCAGTTGATTGGGGCTTTGGGGCAACTGAAGCCTGTGGTTGAGTTGAATGATGATGATGCACGAATTGAATTTCAAGAGGATTTACCAGAGTGGTTTCATATAGCGCCTAAAAAAGTATATGGTTCGATCTGGAAGTTAGAACGCTCACCTGCACTGATTTTATTTAGTGTAGTGTTTGTTGTATTTTTTGCTTTTACTTTGGTGAAATGGGGGATTCCAGCAGCATCACATTATGTTGCCTTTCAATTGCCTGAAAATAGTATGCAACGTTTAGGCGATGAAGCAGAAGCGTATGTCGATAAATATTGGACTGAACCAAGTGAGCTTGCCAAAGGACAACAAGAACAGATTCGTAAGCAATATATAGAAAAAATTGCAGAAGGTCGTCCTGCCAAACTCTTATTTAGAAAAGGCAGCGAGCTTGGTGCAAATGCCATCGCTTTACCCAATAACACGATTATTGTCACAGATGAATTGGTTGAACTGGCACATAGTGATCAAGAGATTTTAGGAGTGCTTGCACATGAACAAGGACACTTGATCGAACGCCATAGTTTACAGCAAGGTTTGTCGAGTCTAGGTATGAGCGTGTTGTATATTGCGATGACTGGCGACAGTTCTGATTTATTTAGCTCTTTGCCTGCTGCCATGTTGGGTGCGAAATACTCACGTAAGTTTGAACAAGAAGCAGATTTGTATGCTTTAAATTTGATGGATCGCCAACATATCGAAGTTGAACATTTCGCAAATCTATTACAACGTTTAAATGATGAGTATGAAAGTGCGGATGCTAAAGATGACAAAGAAAAGTCTGGCAAAGCACAGCAAAAGACAGAGGCATCGGAAACAGATTCACACCTAGATCGAGTGCTTGAAATATTTGAATCCCATCCTGCAACGGAAGAACGCATAAAAATGGTGCGTGATTTTGAGCAACAGCAGAAAAAATCCGAATAA